A section of the Streptomyces sp. NBC_00178 genome encodes:
- a CDS encoding DsbA family oxidoreductase: MTGHPGEPPVQVVEFTDPMCPWAWGSEPVFRRLRAGLGDRAGWRRVYAILFDDTDDPAPDPAAETAWYARHVEEISSHTGAPRAPRLRRVAASSWPSSLVAAAAELQGEEVARHVLRRLRESVFVLGDPADTTARATAAVRGVPGLDAERLRADASSPGVLERVRADRAEARTPVPEVLSVRGGSPHPGAARETPDGDLRYALPTLLVRAPSGYRAVPGWRPYEAYAAAFEELVPGLLETAARLSPGRALEHHRSLTEPERRELAPGAWPPPGAVPAGSANGVLWLHPDEASVHPATAASPHAGR; encoded by the coding sequence GTGACCGGCCACCCGGGCGAACCGCCCGTGCAGGTGGTGGAGTTCACCGATCCGATGTGCCCCTGGGCGTGGGGCTCGGAGCCGGTGTTCCGCAGGCTGCGTGCCGGACTCGGGGACCGGGCCGGATGGCGGCGGGTGTACGCGATCCTCTTCGACGACACGGACGACCCGGCGCCCGACCCGGCGGCCGAGACCGCCTGGTACGCGCGGCACGTCGAGGAGATCAGCTCCCATACGGGCGCTCCGCGGGCGCCCCGGCTGAGGCGCGTCGCGGCGAGCTCCTGGCCCTCCTCGCTGGTGGCCGCCGCCGCCGAACTCCAGGGGGAGGAGGTGGCGCGGCATGTACTGCGCCGGCTGCGGGAGAGCGTGTTCGTCCTGGGTGATCCCGCCGACACGACCGCACGCGCGACGGCGGCCGTACGGGGCGTCCCCGGGCTCGACGCGGAGCGGCTGCGGGCGGACGCGTCCTCGCCCGGGGTCCTGGAACGGGTCCGCGCCGACCGCGCGGAGGCACGCACACCGGTCCCCGAAGTCCTGTCCGTACGGGGCGGATCACCGCATCCCGGAGCCGCCAGGGAGACTCCCGACGGGGATCTGCGCTACGCGCTGCCGACGCTCCTGGTGCGTGCCCCGTCCGGGTACCGCGCGGTCCCCGGCTGGCGGCCGTACGAGGCGTACGCGGCGGCGTTCGAGGAACTGGTCCCCGGACTGCTGGAGACGGCGGCCCGGCTCTCTCCCGGCCGGGCGCTGGAGCATCACAGGAGCCTGACCGAGCCGGAGCGGCGGGAGTTGGCACCGGGCGCCTGGCCGCCCCCCGGAGCCGTGCCGGCCGGAAGTGCGAACGGTGTCCTCTGGCTGCATCCTGACGAGGCATCAGTGCACCCCGCGACGGCCGCGTCACCTCACGCAGGGCGCTGA
- a CDS encoding alpha/beta hydrolase gives MTEYTDHLGPQGLRTRGTVLVVPGRGETRATYARLGRRLAADAYRVRVVDAPALDTADPGTSLTLLGERLAVAAEGTATGADGVARPLVVVAADSGAAAVAALAAKGGAPDAWGPDALVLAGVPGRGAASAATWEDELDVRTSCPAHRGTLSEDGGVRRGALDEPVGESLLAAAYGGGTGVPALFLVGDADPLADREALARTASSLPRARLSVVHGAHHDVLNDLQHRSVAAEIVTFLETVRNELVPVVTVDSSAW, from the coding sequence ATGACCGAGTACACCGACCACCTCGGCCCCCAGGGCCTCCGTACGCGCGGCACCGTCCTCGTCGTACCCGGGCGGGGCGAGACCCGCGCGACCTATGCCCGGCTCGGCAGGCGGCTGGCCGCCGACGCCTACCGGGTGCGGGTCGTCGACGCGCCCGCCCTCGACACCGCGGACCCCGGAACGTCGTTGACGCTGCTCGGTGAGCGTCTCGCCGTCGCCGCCGAGGGCACCGCCACCGGGGCGGACGGGGTGGCCCGGCCCCTCGTCGTGGTGGCCGCCGACAGCGGGGCGGCCGCCGTCGCGGCGCTCGCCGCCAAGGGCGGCGCGCCCGACGCCTGGGGGCCCGACGCCCTGGTGCTCGCGGGCGTCCCCGGCCGGGGCGCCGCGTCCGCCGCCACCTGGGAGGACGAACTCGACGTGCGTACCTCATGCCCGGCTCACCGGGGGACCCTGTCCGAGGACGGCGGGGTCCGGCGCGGAGCACTCGACGAGCCGGTCGGCGAGTCCCTGCTGGCAGCGGCGTACGGCGGTGGCACGGGCGTCCCCGCGCTGTTCCTGGTCGGGGACGCCGACCCGCTCGCCGACCGCGAGGCGCTCGCCCGCACGGCGTCCTCGCTGCCGCGCGCCCGCCTCTCCGTCGTGCACGGGGCGCACCACGACGTACTGAACGACCTGCAGCACCGCTCGGTGGCCGCGGAGATCGTCACCTTCCTGGAGACCGTGCGCAACGAGCTGGTGCCGGTGGTGACCGTCGATTCGAGCGCCTGGTGA
- a CDS encoding ABC transporter ATP-binding protein — protein MSPRADTARRDHEAAAPVLEIDGLDVRYGWARRSRHALRGVSLSVTPGETVGLIGETGSGKSTLARAVLGLVEASAGSIRVGGEDVTGYGARRWRALRRRGVVQYVFQDPLRSLDPDLTVEDSLTEPLLVQGVPGKEAGRRARAYLDRVRLSDDLLRRLPGELSGGQRQRVAVARALVTGPALVLLDEPVSALDSANRVQVLEILKELRDSGTALVLISHDLGSVAGTADRIAVLYRGELVEVGTARDVVNHPRHPYTRLLVGSAPTLHTRTADRTEREALRAQLSG, from the coding sequence CTGTCACCCCGGGCGGACACGGCCCGGCGGGACCACGAGGCGGCAGCCCCCGTCCTGGAGATCGACGGCCTCGACGTCCGTTACGGCTGGGCCCGCCGGAGCCGGCACGCGCTGCGGGGGGTGTCGCTGAGCGTCACACCCGGCGAGACCGTCGGGCTGATCGGCGAGACCGGTTCCGGGAAGTCCACCCTGGCCCGCGCCGTGCTCGGCCTGGTGGAGGCGTCCGCCGGTTCGATCCGGGTGGGCGGCGAGGACGTGACCGGCTACGGCGCCCGCCGGTGGCGGGCGCTGCGGCGCCGGGGCGTGGTGCAGTACGTCTTCCAGGACCCCCTGCGCAGCCTCGACCCCGACCTGACGGTCGAGGACTCCCTGACCGAGCCGCTGCTCGTCCAGGGCGTCCCGGGCAAGGAGGCCGGGCGGCGGGCGCGTGCGTACCTCGACCGGGTCCGGCTGTCCGACGACCTGCTCCGGCGCCTGCCCGGGGAGTTGTCGGGCGGGCAGCGCCAACGGGTGGCGGTGGCCCGTGCGCTGGTCACCGGGCCCGCCCTGGTCCTCCTCGACGAGCCGGTCAGCGCCCTGGACTCCGCCAACCGGGTACAGGTCCTGGAGATCCTGAAGGAACTGCGCGACTCCGGGACCGCCCTCGTCCTCATCTCCCACGACCTCGGGTCCGTCGCCGGCACCGCCGACCGCATCGCCGTGCTCTACAGGGGTGAGCTCGTCGAGGTGGGCACGGCCCGTGACGTCGTCAACCACCCGCGGCACCCGTACACCCGGCTGCTCGTCGGTTCAGCCCCCACGCTCCACACGCGCACCGCCGACCGGACCGAGCGCGAGGCCCTCCGCGCGCAGCTGAGCGGCTGA
- a CDS encoding ABC transporter substrate-binding protein, whose translation MSARHTIRHRPDDRSARRAGGLRAAALGTAFVALLIPALSACGGAASASGDARLKWASSYFPAHWDPVVSGSGAQFRELALVYASLTRTDEEGKAVPDLAESWEYNAEGDRITFHVRPGLKFSDGEPVDATAVKAAIERAQKQKNSALFGDLTSIGSVEAHGLDATLNLTQVDYQIPQLLGERVLQIASPKASADPAKLDRNPVGAGPFVVDQLVPGTKAVLRRNPDYWDAANIHIDHVELVSAPDASTVVSGLRTGVYNFADLAPSQADAASEAGLDVFSQPGFNASNISLNVNKAPFDDDRVVDALRHAVDREEFVKKLTFGHGETTDQPFPKGYVAYDGRSEGAYPYDPAKSRKLLADAGHSPGDIKLDLVIPAEDPQAEIVQSQLAAVGVKVTIKIDKNWATPFFAKDLAFSLYSTTGRDSAVQTLTAHFGPNGPLNLSSPYEPDGFKEAVAKVRRTPLDAPGYARTLQEATRAGLRSRALIFTFSSPNLFAKSPSVSGLPKNPAHIDWTGVKIAGTS comes from the coding sequence ATGTCCGCACGACACACGATCCGCCACCGACCGGACGACCGGTCGGCCCGCCGGGCGGGCGGCCTGAGGGCCGCCGCCCTCGGAACCGCCTTCGTCGCCCTGCTCATCCCGGCGCTCAGCGCCTGCGGCGGCGCCGCGTCCGCCTCCGGTGACGCGCGGCTGAAATGGGCCTCCTCCTACTTCCCCGCGCACTGGGACCCGGTGGTATCGGGCAGTGGCGCGCAGTTCCGCGAACTCGCTCTGGTGTACGCGTCGTTGACGCGCACCGACGAGGAGGGGAAGGCCGTCCCCGACCTGGCCGAGAGCTGGGAGTACAACGCCGAGGGCGACCGGATCACCTTCCACGTACGTCCCGGCCTGAAATTCAGCGACGGCGAGCCCGTCGACGCCACAGCGGTCAAGGCGGCCATCGAACGGGCGCAGAAGCAGAAGAACTCGGCGCTCTTCGGAGACCTCACGTCGATCGGCTCGGTGGAGGCGCACGGCCTCGACGCGACACTGAACCTCACTCAGGTCGACTACCAGATACCGCAGTTGCTCGGCGAGCGCGTCCTGCAGATCGCCAGTCCCAAGGCTTCGGCGGATCCCGCGAAGCTGGACCGCAACCCGGTCGGCGCGGGCCCGTTCGTCGTCGACCAGCTGGTCCCCGGCACCAAGGCCGTCCTGCGCAGGAACCCCGACTACTGGGACGCCGCGAACATCCACATCGACCACGTGGAGCTGGTCTCGGCACCCGACGCCTCGACCGTCGTCTCCGGTCTGCGGACCGGGGTCTACAACTTCGCCGACCTGGCCCCGAGCCAGGCCGACGCCGCCTCGGAGGCGGGGCTGGACGTCTTCTCCCAGCCCGGCTTCAACGCGTCGAACATCAGCCTCAACGTCAACAAGGCCCCGTTCGACGACGACAGGGTCGTCGACGCCCTCCGCCATGCCGTCGACCGCGAGGAGTTCGTCAAGAAGCTGACCTTCGGTCACGGCGAGACCACCGACCAGCCCTTCCCGAAGGGGTACGTCGCCTACGACGGCCGGTCCGAGGGGGCCTACCCCTACGATCCGGCGAAGTCGAGGAAGCTGCTCGCCGACGCGGGCCACTCCCCCGGTGACATCAAGCTGGACCTGGTCATCCCCGCCGAGGATCCGCAGGCCGAGATCGTCCAGTCCCAGCTGGCAGCCGTGGGCGTCAAGGTCACGATCAAGATCGACAAGAACTGGGCCACCCCGTTCTTCGCGAAGGACCTGGCCTTCTCCCTGTACTCGACGACGGGCCGGGACTCCGCGGTGCAGACCCTCACCGCCCACTTCGGCCCGAACGGCCCGCTGAACCTCAGCAGCCCGTACGAGCCGGACGGCTTCAAGGAGGCCGTGGCGAAGGTCCGCCGGACACCGCTGGACGCGCCCGGGTACGCCCGGACGCTCCAGGAGGCGACGCGGGCGGGCCTGCGGAGCAGGGCCCTCATCTTCACCTTCTCCTCGCCGAACCTGTTCGCCAAGAGCCCGTCGGTCTCCGGCCTGCCGAAGAACCCCGCCCACATCGACTGGACCGGCGTGAAGATCGCCGGCACCTCCTGA
- a CDS encoding NtaA/DmoA family FMN-dependent monooxygenase (This protein belongs to a clade of FMN-dependent monooxygenases, within a broader family of flavin-dependent oxidoreductases, the luciferase-like monooxygenase (LMM) family, some of whose members use coenzyme F420 rather than FMN.) encodes MSRRIHLALHPYGVGGPGQHGLWKDPAVAKNASIDIGYYIQQAQAAEHALFDALFVVDSQFINATYPSHYLNRLEPLTLLSAVATHTRNIGLVGTASSTYNSPFNLARRFASLDHISGGRAGWNVVTSFDTGTSRNFGLDEHLDYATRYGRALEFVRVARGLWDSYEDDAFPADVQRDVFLDPSKLHALDHEGEHFKVAGPLNLSRSPQGQPVIFQAGVSPEGRDLAARVAEGIYAPGGTLEQAREYYADIKKRTAAHGRDPDHIKVFIHGGPVVGATDEEARRREREIFEEDNDFASNLALLGRSFGAYDFSAHDLDAPFPDVAHLAEKGGRTGAAKIIERAAAENLTLRQVAESANAFRRSPFVGAPETVADTIERWYDAGTLDGINLAFRNNDDLGRFVDGVVPLLQKRGLFRTEYEADTLRGNLGLPVPANRHTAGREPAGA; translated from the coding sequence ATGTCCCGCAGGATCCACCTCGCACTGCACCCGTACGGCGTCGGCGGCCCCGGCCAGCACGGCCTGTGGAAGGACCCGGCCGTCGCGAAGAACGCCAGCATCGACATCGGTTACTACATCCAGCAGGCCCAGGCGGCCGAACACGCCCTGTTCGACGCGCTGTTCGTCGTGGACAGCCAGTTCATCAACGCCACCTACCCCTCGCACTACCTCAACCGGCTGGAGCCGCTGACCCTGCTGTCGGCGGTCGCCACCCACACCCGGAACATCGGCCTGGTCGGCACGGCGAGCTCGACGTACAACTCGCCCTTCAACCTGGCCCGCCGGTTCGCCTCGCTCGACCACATCAGCGGCGGGCGCGCCGGCTGGAACGTCGTCACCAGCTTCGACACCGGGACGTCGAGGAACTTCGGGCTCGACGAACACCTCGACTACGCCACCCGCTACGGCCGGGCCCTGGAGTTCGTGCGGGTGGCGCGGGGGCTGTGGGACTCCTACGAGGACGACGCGTTCCCCGCCGACGTGCAACGCGACGTCTTCCTCGACCCGTCGAAGCTGCACGCCCTGGACCACGAGGGTGAGCACTTCAAGGTCGCCGGCCCGCTGAACCTCTCGCGCTCGCCGCAGGGCCAGCCGGTCATCTTCCAGGCAGGCGTCTCCCCCGAGGGCCGGGACCTCGCCGCGCGCGTCGCCGAGGGCATCTACGCGCCCGGCGGCACGCTGGAACAGGCGAGGGAGTACTACGCCGACATCAAGAAGCGCACCGCGGCCCACGGGCGCGACCCCGACCACATCAAGGTCTTCATCCACGGCGGTCCGGTCGTCGGCGCGACCGACGAGGAGGCCCGGCGCAGGGAGCGGGAGATCTTCGAGGAGGACAACGACTTCGCGAGCAACCTCGCGCTCCTGGGCCGCTCGTTCGGCGCCTACGACTTCAGCGCCCACGACCTGGACGCACCCTTCCCGGACGTCGCCCACCTCGCCGAGAAGGGGGGCCGGACGGGTGCGGCGAAGATCATCGAACGGGCGGCGGCCGAAAACCTGACCTTGCGTCAAGTCGCGGAATCCGCGAACGCGTTCCGCCGGTCCCCTTTCGTCGGCGCCCCCGAGACCGTCGCCGACACCATCGAGCGGTGGTACGACGCCGGCACGCTGGACGGCATCAACCTCGCCTTCCGGAACAACGACGACCTCGGCCGCTTCGTGGACGGGGTGGTACCGCTCCTCCAGAAGCGCGGCCTGTTCCGCACCGAGTACGAGGCGGACACCCTCCGCGGCAACCTCGGCCTGCCCGTCCCCGCGAACCGCCACACCGCCGGGCGTGAGCCCGCGGGGGCCTGA
- a CDS encoding ABC transporter permease, whose translation MVRRVLSLASGRIALAVLLLVAVLAVCGPWLAPQDPLATSDNPLASASAAHWLGTDYLGRDVFSRLLDGSRISVLGSLEVALTALVTGAVPGILSVYSGRVFEWLTLRLADTLVALPFMLFAIAVIALLGNGITQAMLVTGVLVSPLFYRVARAATLAVARSPYVEAAIVSGASVGWIVRRHVWVKVLPPIAVALAQTIGVGFVIVSSLTFLGIGVQPPAPTWGGLLASDLGYLSHQPWAPVAPALLIMVTVWACNVLADAIRDVSGEAGRALVRSREARSGTSVPVSAGGSR comes from the coding sequence ATGGTGCGCCGCGTTCTCTCGCTCGCCTCCGGCCGGATCGCCCTGGCCGTGCTCCTCCTGGTCGCCGTGCTCGCCGTCTGCGGCCCCTGGCTCGCTCCGCAGGACCCGCTGGCCACCAGTGACAACCCGCTCGCGTCCGCTTCGGCCGCCCACTGGCTGGGCACGGACTACCTCGGCCGCGACGTGTTCAGCCGTCTCCTCGACGGTTCGCGGATCAGCGTCCTCGGATCACTCGAAGTCGCGCTGACCGCGCTGGTCACCGGCGCGGTCCCTGGCATCCTGTCGGTGTACTCGGGCCGGGTCTTCGAATGGCTGACGCTCCGTCTGGCCGACACCCTGGTCGCACTGCCCTTCATGCTGTTCGCCATCGCGGTGATCGCCCTCCTGGGCAACGGCATCACGCAGGCCATGCTCGTCACGGGAGTCCTGGTCTCGCCCCTGTTCTACCGGGTGGCGCGCGCCGCCACCCTGGCCGTGGCGCGCTCGCCGTACGTGGAGGCCGCCATCGTCTCCGGCGCGTCCGTCGGCTGGATCGTGCGCCGCCACGTGTGGGTCAAGGTGCTGCCGCCGATCGCGGTCGCACTCGCCCAGACCATCGGCGTCGGCTTCGTGATCGTCTCCAGCCTCACCTTCCTCGGCATCGGCGTGCAGCCACCCGCTCCCACGTGGGGCGGGCTGCTGGCCTCCGACCTGGGCTATCTCAGCCACCAGCCGTGGGCTCCGGTGGCACCCGCCCTGCTGATCATGGTCACCGTCTGGGCGTGCAACGTGCTCGCCGACGCCATCCGCGACGTCTCCGGCGAGGCCGGCCGGGCGCTGGTCCGCAGCCGCGAGGCCCGTAGCGGCACATCCGTACCCGTATCCGCAGGAGGTTCCCGATGA
- a CDS encoding phytoene desaturase family protein, translated as MPSMLDAVVVGAGPNGLTAAVELARRGFSVEVFEARDTIGGGARTEELTLPGFRHDPCSAVHPLGIGSPAFRAMPLARHGLEWLHAPLALAHPFPDGSAAVLTGSVGESAMSLGPADAGAYRRLVAPYTGHWDTLAADMLRTPWDGMPSDPYRWARFGLDAVQPASLLSRRFRGEKARGLVAGLAAHAIAPASGLATGGIALMFALAAHENGWPMPRGGSQAVSDALASYLRELGGAIRTGTEVRRLDELPPARAYVFDTSPSALARIAGLGGAYDHYRYGPSCFKIDYALSGPVPWTAEEARRAGTVHVGPTAAEIDASLRAAGAGRDPGVPFLITAQPSLVDPGRAPEGRHVFWVYGHVPAGWEGDATDVIERQLERFAPGFRDLVLARAVAGPPQLAARNANYVGGDIACGAFAGLQTVIRPRLARVPYATAHPAVFLCSSATPPGPGVHGMSGHHAAKAVWRRLRAA; from the coding sequence GTGCCATCGATGCTTGATGCCGTCGTCGTCGGGGCGGGCCCCAACGGCCTCACGGCCGCGGTCGAGCTGGCCCGCCGGGGCTTCTCCGTGGAGGTCTTCGAAGCGCGGGACACGATCGGGGGCGGCGCCCGGACCGAGGAGCTGACCCTCCCGGGGTTCCGCCACGACCCCTGTTCCGCCGTACACCCCCTCGGCATCGGCTCACCGGCATTCCGCGCCATGCCACTGGCCCGCCACGGCCTCGAATGGCTCCACGCGCCGCTCGCCCTGGCCCACCCCTTCCCGGACGGCTCCGCCGCCGTGCTCACCGGGTCGGTCGGCGAGAGCGCGATGTCGCTCGGACCGGCCGACGCGGGCGCGTACCGCCGTCTCGTCGCCCCCTACACGGGCCACTGGGACACTCTCGCCGCGGACATGCTGCGCACCCCCTGGGACGGGATGCCGAGTGACCCGTACCGCTGGGCGCGGTTCGGGCTGGACGCCGTGCAGCCGGCCTCGCTGCTCTCGCGCCGCTTCCGGGGGGAGAAGGCGCGCGGTCTCGTCGCCGGGCTCGCCGCCCACGCCATCGCCCCCGCGAGCGGCCTGGCGACGGGCGGGATCGCCCTGATGTTCGCGCTCGCCGCGCACGAGAACGGCTGGCCGATGCCCCGGGGCGGCTCGCAGGCCGTCTCCGACGCCCTGGCCTCCTACCTGCGCGAGCTGGGCGGTGCGATCCGTACGGGCACGGAGGTGAGGCGGCTCGACGAACTCCCGCCCGCCCGCGCCTACGTCTTCGACACCTCGCCGAGCGCGCTCGCACGGATCGCGGGCCTCGGCGGCGCCTACGACCACTACCGCTACGGCCCCTCCTGCTTCAAGATCGACTACGCGCTGTCGGGTCCCGTGCCCTGGACGGCCGAGGAGGCCCGGCGCGCCGGCACGGTCCACGTCGGTCCCACGGCCGCCGAGATCGACGCGTCCCTGCGCGCAGCGGGGGCCGGCCGCGACCCGGGCGTCCCCTTCCTGATCACCGCGCAGCCCAGCCTCGTCGACCCCGGCCGCGCCCCCGAGGGCCGCCACGTCTTCTGGGTGTACGGGCACGTCCCGGCCGGCTGGGAAGGCGACGCGACGGACGTGATCGAACGTCAACTGGAGCGATTCGCACCCGGGTTCCGCGATCTGGTGCTGGCCCGGGCCGTCGCCGGACCGCCGCAGCTCGCGGCGCGGAACGCCAACTACGTCGGCGGGGACATCGCCTGCGGAGCCTTCGCGGGGCTGCAGACGGTGATACGGCCCCGGCTCGCCCGGGTGCCGTACGCCACCGCCCACCCCGCCGTCTTCCTCTGCTCCTCGGCCACGCCCCCCGGCCCCGGTGTGCACGGCATGTCCGGTCACCACGCGGCCAAGGCGGTGTGGCGGCGCCTGCGGGCGGCGTGA
- a CDS encoding ABC transporter ATP-binding protein: MRTLSKNPVHAAAGVSGSGVPDAPPGPPVIAVRDVRISDGVTGREIVHGVGFELTPGRAIGIVGESGSGKTLTCRAVLGILPAHFGVSAGSVEIEGTDISTLTPRQWTALRGTTVGAVFQDPASYLNPSIRVGAQIAEVIRVKQGVKRREARRRALDLLAAVRLRDPELVYGQYTYELSGGMLQRVLIAAAIAVEPRALIADEATTALDVTVQAEILDLLAELRERTGLALVVVSHDLAVVAQLCDEVLVMRQGEVVEQGPTRSVLHDPRHPYTRLLIAEHEQYGLDRFLTVKEAS, encoded by the coding sequence ATGAGGACGCTGTCGAAGAACCCGGTGCACGCCGCCGCCGGGGTGTCCGGGAGCGGCGTACCTGACGCCCCGCCCGGTCCGCCGGTGATCGCGGTGCGCGACGTCCGCATCAGCGACGGCGTCACCGGCCGGGAGATCGTCCACGGCGTCGGCTTCGAGCTCACACCGGGACGGGCGATCGGGATCGTCGGTGAGTCGGGCAGCGGCAAGACGCTCACCTGCCGGGCGGTGCTCGGCATCCTGCCTGCGCACTTCGGCGTGTCGGCGGGGTCGGTCGAGATCGAGGGCACCGACATCTCCACCCTGACACCCCGGCAGTGGACGGCCCTGCGGGGCACCACGGTCGGCGCGGTCTTCCAGGACCCCGCGTCCTACCTCAACCCCTCGATCCGGGTGGGCGCACAGATCGCCGAGGTGATCCGGGTCAAGCAGGGCGTCAAGCGGCGCGAGGCGCGGCGCCGCGCCCTCGACCTGCTCGCGGCGGTGCGGCTGAGGGACCCGGAGCTGGTCTACGGCCAGTACACCTACGAGCTCTCGGGCGGCATGCTGCAGCGCGTGCTCATCGCGGCGGCGATCGCGGTCGAACCCCGGGCGCTCATCGCCGACGAGGCCACCACGGCCCTGGACGTCACCGTGCAGGCCGAGATCCTCGACCTGCTGGCCGAGCTGAGGGAGCGCACCGGCCTCGCACTCGTCGTCGTCTCGCACGACCTCGCCGTCGTCGCCCAGCTGTGCGACGAGGTCCTCGTCATGCGCCAGGGCGAGGTGGTGGAGCAGGGCCCGACGCGGTCGGTGCTGCACGACCCCCGGCACCCGTACACGCGGCTGCTCATCGCCGAGCACGAGCAGTACGGCCTGGACAGGTTCCTCACCGTGAAGGAGGCGTCGTGA
- a CDS encoding ABC transporter permease, with product MTTTPPQVTAERRRRAAGSRTRHAAGRISAALGRTVAIFVPVFLVATFVTFALRSLSGLSPARIQLGEDATPEAIQRVEAQWGLDKPFLTQYGDWFADVLRGQLGTSWVNGADISTLIGLGLGVSLSVAALALVIGVVAGFVLGTVAALRRTTAVDRAITGFVTVISVMPAFVVGIVLVSVLAVGLGLFPSAGYIPAEQGFGPWLAHITLPALALSFDVVADVARQLRSSLIAAYGENYVTGAVVRGLSPRRIFFGHVLRNGLGPALATVGQKFPALVGASVVTEWIFGLQGFGRFANDSAQAGDVPAVQGVLVVSIVLVVSFNLVINLVLARVMPASQRGV from the coding sequence ATGACCACGACCCCACCACAGGTCACCGCCGAACGCCGTCGCCGGGCCGCCGGGAGCAGGACGCGGCACGCGGCGGGGCGGATCTCCGCCGCCCTCGGCCGGACGGTCGCGATCTTCGTACCGGTGTTCCTGGTGGCGACCTTCGTGACCTTCGCGCTCCGGTCGCTGAGCGGCCTCAGCCCGGCGCGGATCCAGCTGGGCGAGGACGCCACCCCGGAGGCGATCCAGCGCGTCGAGGCCCAGTGGGGGCTCGACAAGCCGTTCCTCACGCAGTACGGCGACTGGTTCGCGGACGTCCTGCGCGGACAGCTCGGGACCAGCTGGGTCAACGGCGCGGACATCTCGACGCTGATCGGGCTCGGCCTCGGGGTGAGCCTCTCGGTCGCGGCCCTCGCGCTGGTCATCGGAGTCGTCGCCGGATTCGTCCTGGGCACGGTGGCGGCCCTGCGCCGCACCACGGCCGTGGACCGGGCGATCACCGGGTTCGTCACCGTGATCTCGGTGATGCCGGCCTTCGTCGTGGGCATCGTGCTGGTCTCCGTCCTCGCGGTCGGACTCGGCCTCTTCCCCTCGGCCGGCTACATCCCGGCCGAGCAGGGATTCGGCCCGTGGCTCGCCCACATCACGCTCCCCGCGCTCGCTCTGAGCTTCGACGTCGTCGCCGACGTCGCACGCCAGCTGCGGTCCAGCCTCATCGCCGCGTACGGGGAGAACTACGTGACGGGCGCGGTGGTCCGGGGGCTGAGCCCCCGGCGGATCTTCTTCGGGCATGTCCTGCGCAACGGCCTCGGGCCGGCGCTCGCCACCGTCGGGCAGAAGTTCCCGGCGCTCGTCGGTGCCTCCGTGGTCACGGAGTGGATCTTCGGCCTGCAGGGCTTCGGCCGGTTCGCCAACGACTCCGCCCAGGCCGGCGACGTGCCCGCGGTGCAGGGGGTGCTCGTGGTGTCGATCGTGCTGGTCGTCTCCTTCAACCTGGTCATCAACCTGGTGCTGGCGCGCGTCATGCCGGCATCCCAGCGGGGGGTCTGA
- the ssuE gene encoding NADPH-dependent FMN reductase: MATILSVSGSPSATSRTARLLRHLDDRLRDQGHDVTPLDVRTLPADALLGADFGHPAVVAATALFAGADGVVIGTPVYKAAYSGLLKSLLDLLPQFALAGKTVLPLATGGSTAHVLAIDYALRPVLSSMGAAHIVPGWFTLDTDITTGTDGRLGVAPAAAEALAQVTDTFSAALGGRTAVLAPTG; the protein is encoded by the coding sequence ATGGCGACCATCCTGTCCGTCTCCGGAAGTCCCTCCGCCACCTCGCGCACCGCACGGCTCCTGCGTCACCTGGACGACCGGCTCCGGGACCAGGGCCACGACGTGACCCCGCTGGACGTGCGCACCCTGCCCGCCGATGCGCTGCTCGGTGCCGATTTCGGGCATCCGGCCGTCGTGGCCGCCACGGCGCTGTTCGCCGGGGCGGACGGGGTGGTGATAGGCACCCCCGTCTACAAGGCCGCCTATTCGGGGCTGCTGAAGTCCCTGCTGGACCTGCTCCCCCAGTTCGCGCTGGCGGGCAAGACGGTGCTGCCACTGGCCACCGGCGGGAGCACGGCCCATGTGCTCGCCATCGACTACGCACTGCGTCCCGTGCTGAGTTCGATGGGGGCCGCGCACATCGTCCCCGGCTGGTTCACCCTCGACACCGACATCACGACCGGCACGGACGGCAGGCTGGGGGTCGCTCCGGCTGCCGCCGAAGCCCTGGCCCAGGTCACGGACACCTTCTCGGCGGCGCTCGGCGGCCGGACGGCGGTGCTGGCGCCCACCGGCTGA